A genomic region of Lasioglossum baleicum chromosome 16, iyLasBale1, whole genome shotgun sequence contains the following coding sequences:
- the LOC143216983 gene encoding mitochondrial import receptor subunit TOM40 homolog 1, whose protein sequence is MGTVHASTRREEKPSALHNEKECISCVEPQDRGPGNPGSFEDLHRKVKELYPQNFEGARLIIRKVLSEHFNVTHSITLSSVTPSGYKFGASYVGTKMVGLKERYPVIMGEISPNGNLSASFVHTLGCRFRFKLSAQVAKGLYKASSSTAEYRANDFTVAVTMANPDFTRSHGTLVMHYLQAITSRITLGAELACLRGSKVPGGLQTVMCVAFRYSTGLTTLSGTLGEAGLHLCYHHKASSQLELGVELETNVRTHHSIATIVYQMNVPYADLVFRGIVNSETSVGAVFEKRLYPIPECSLVISGLMNHSKQQFRVGVGLNIGK, encoded by the coding sequence ATGGGTACGGTGCACGCGTCGACGAGGAGAGAGGAGAAGCCAAGTGCATTGCACAACGAGAAGGAATGCATAAGTTGCGTGGAGCCACAGGACAGGGGTCCAGGGAATCCGGGAAGCTTCGAGGACCTGCACAGAAAGGTGAAGGAGCTGTACCCGCAGAACTTCGAGGGAGCGCGGTTGATAATTCGAAAGGTGCTTAGCGAGCACTTCAACGTGACGCATTCGATCACGCTGAGCTCGGTGACGCCTTCCGGTTACAAGTTTGGAGCGAGTTACGTTGGTACGAAGATGGTAGGCCTTAAGGAGAGGTACCCCGTGATTATGGGTGAGATATCACCGAATGGGAACCTGTCTGCTTCCTTCGTACACACGCTGGGATGTCGATTCCGGTTCAAGCTATCGGCGCAGGTCGCTAAGGGCCTGTACAAGGCGTCGAGCTCCACGGCAGAGTATCGCGCGAATGATTTCACAGTAGCAGTCACCATGGCGAACCCAGATTTCACCAGGAGTCACGGGACCTTGGTGATGCACTATCTGCAAGCGATTACGTCTAGGATCACCCTGGGTGCAGAGCTGGCCTGTCTTCGCGGCTCCAAAGTACCCGGCGGTCTGCAGACAGTCATGTGTGTCGCTTTCCGCTACAGCACCGGTCTCACGACCCTGTCCGGCACCCTCGGCGAGGCGGGTCTCCACTTGTGCTACCATCACAAGGCCAGCTCGCAACTAGAGCTCGGTGTCGAGTTAGAAACCAATGTTCGGACTCATCACTCGATCGCCACGATAGTCTACCAAATGAACGTCCCCTACGCGGACCTAGTGTTCCGCGGAATAGTCAATTCCGAGACTTCCGTCGGCGCCGTGTTCGAGAAACGATTGTACCCCATACCCGAGTGCTCGCTGGTCATCAGCGGTCTCATGAATCATAGCAAGCAACAGTTTCGCGTGGGCGTCGGTCTCAATATCGGCAAATGA
- the Btz gene encoding CASC3 exon junction complex subunit isoform X2, with the protein MSDTRRRRKSNQSCGSDDLSDSCEELNATKETQSSEQTDGHQDSECDIYASDSDVESQDGALRESGDGQEEEKPQKKLDDDEDRRNPQYIPKRGTFYEHDDRTADEVPETNPESQSERDTKEKKVWKDKEDRWDHDRYNDEEQAPKSHEELIAVYGYDIRNEEGPPRARRRRRYGRGPNKYTRNWEDEDAYGKPGTNVANRNRKFNRSGEDFPALGTNKNATAQVEEPVISSAWYSSKNKIQNKVQNFPPLQTQSDSPKTKSSSTSNTHTNENKAPNEPTNPAWKKDTKYSPHTQSNNGNSGAGGDADKLVNAKTSPRDNNKRNVHESVSLAASRTRGRGFRTNANNNMVANRTIETKPKGRGAGPITAENKRNSNVQNDDELQITHDMKHVSVNDGAQYHQSGRHNKNFYGQSSNQQRSNTVPPRMQQQQSHSSSPQQQQSIQQQSIQQQQDSSANRPKRYSSLRQRPTVAETPGQQNYPPPHGQHAQHNQHSHNQHNQHGYFPPQGYPQGHFEQTPPVAAAATPLAGQPVIPLPPNGQPASYAPPPFLVPPPQFIPPQTAPPSIINYVPGPNGPAFQPNFQGYQGYSPPVQPQRPPPPQELFQPQGCTYYSPAQQQQQQQQSAPMRRPKAAIPILPPPDNQQHQTSKGRGRSTQPQQLNQAGNAQQFEQDIIKGSLLEVEQQAVSEQFENVEVEQCSPIQEMQKGGDLSAIEDTVIEEKDTKSVEIDAPVFQELVTTEPIVEIINANDSSKIAIDDEDIVHIKTTVIEKTENDPIVIESSTTESKVVEEAAA; encoded by the exons ATGTCGGACACTAGGCGACGTCGAAAGTCTAATCAGTCGTGCGGTTCTGACGATCTCTCGGACTCCTGCGAGGAGTTGAACGCAACGAAAGAGACCCAG AGCAGCGAACAGACTGATGGACACCAAGACTCCGAATGCGACATTTACGCGTCTGATTCTGATGTGGAATCTCAAGACGGCGCGTTGAGGGAGAGCGGAGATGGCCAGGAAGAAGAGAAACCTCAGAAGAAATTAGACGACGACGAGGACAGACGAAATCCACAGTACATTCCCAAGAGGGGAACATTCTATGAGCATGATGACAGAACTGCGGACGAGGTACCAGAGACTAATCCAGAGTCTCAGAGTGAAAGGGATACCAAAGAGAAGAAGGTGTGGAAAGATAAAGAGGACAGATGGGATCATGATAGGTACAACGACGAAGAACAGGCACCAAAGAGTCACGAAGAACTGATAGCGGTGTATGGCTATGACATTAGAAACGAAGAAGGTCCACCCAGggctagaagaagaagaagatacgG TCGTGGCCCCAATAAATATACACGCAACTGGGAGGATGAGGATGCCTATGGAAAACCGGGAACTAATGTCGCAAATAGAAATAGGAAGTTTAACAGAAGCGGTGAAGATTTCCCAGCGCTGGGAACTAATAAAAACGCTACTGCACAAGTAGAGGAGCCGGTAATCTCGTCGGCTTGGTACAGTAGTAAAAACAAAATCCAGAACAAAGTACAAAACTTTCCACCTCTGCAAACTCAGAGCGATAGTCCGAAAACGAAATCGAGCAGTACATCTAATACTCACAC GAACGAGAACAAAGCTCCGAACGAGCCAACAAATCCAGCTTGGAAAAAGGATACCAAGTATTCTCCACATACTCAGAGTAACAATGGAAACAGCGGAGCTGGCGGTGACGCAGATAAATTGGTGAATGCAAAGACATCTCCGAGAGATAACAACAAGAGGAACGTCCACGAGTCTGTAAGCTTGGCAGCGAGTAGAACACGTGGACGAGGATTCAGGACGAACGCTAATAACAATATGGTTGCTAATAGAACGATTGAAACTAAACCAAAGGGCCGCGGGGCTGGTCCAATCACCGCGGAGAATAAGAGAAATAGTAACGTACAGAACGACGACGAGCTACAGATCACGCATGACATGAAGCATGTCAGCGTGAACGATGGTGCACAGTATCACCAGAGTGGGAGACATAATA AAAATTTCTACGGACAGTCCTCGAATCAACAGAGGTCAAACACAGTACCCCCAAGAATGCAACAACAGCAATCTCATTCCTCATCGCCGCAACAGCAACAATCGATTCAGCAACAATCAATTCAGCAACAACAAGATAGTTCTGCCAACAGACCGAAGCGATACTCCAGTTTGCGACAACGTCCTACAGTCGCCGAAACTCCTGGACAACAGAATTACCCGCCACCGCATGGGCAACACGCGCAACACAACCAGCACAGTCATAATCAGCACAACCAGCACGGATATTTTCCCCCGCAAG GATATCCGCAAGGTCATTTCGAACAAACCCCGCCTGTTGCTGCCGCTGCTACTCCACTGGCTGGACAGCCTGTTATTCCTTTGCCACCGAATGGCCAACCAGCTAGTTATGCGCCACCGCCATTTTTGGTACCGCCGCCGCAATTTATTCCTCCGCAGACTGCTCCACCTAGTATAATCAATTATGTTCCCGGCCCGAATGGTCCAGCATTTCAACCGAACTTTCAGGGCTACCAAGGATACAGTCCGCCGGTTCAG CCGCAGCGTCCTCCGCCCCCGCAAGAGCTTTTCCAGCCACAAGGTTGTACTTACTATAGTCCAgcgcagcagcaacaacagcaacagcaatcgGCTCCGATGAGACGACCGAAAGCTGCGATTCCGATTCTTCCACCGCCCGATAATCAACAACACCAGACCAGCAAAGGAAGAGGCAGAAGTACACAGCCGCAGCAGCTGAATCAGGCTGGCAACGCGCAACAATTTGAACAAGATATTATTAAAGGCAGCTTGCTGGAAGTTGAACAGCAGGCAGTTTCtgaacagtttgagaacgtcgAGGTCGAACAGTGCTCGCCGATTCAAGAGATGCAGAAGGGCGGTGATCTGAGTGCAATAGAAGACACTGTGATCGAAGAGAAGGATACTAAAAGCGTTGAAATAGATGCACCGGTGTTTCAGGAGCTAGTTACGACGGAACCTATCGTCGAGATAATAAATGCTAACGACTCGTCCAAGATCGCTATAGACGATGAGGATATTGTTCACATTAAAACAACAGTCATTGAAAAGACTGAGAACGATCCTATCGTCATCGAGAGCAGTACGACCGAGAGCAAAGTTGTCGAGGAAGCAGCAGCTTGA
- the LOC143216959 gene encoding endoplasmic reticulum lectin 1 isoform X2, which translates to MSKYRTVYNVLFFFVTVYGHDMRSFDDTILFKVNWPGKSNADLLESRPNLETYFITTANNEKYQCLIPDAIDSEDDHNEPYYGANPIEILSLLPKHSPCSYKVELYWTYELCHGKYVRQYHEDRDGKKVKIQEYYLGTFDKLQEMKLVAEYQERNLRPNRKAEIPVTKVDGINMPYVEIEMGDGTVCDINNKPRKVKVRYVCYQHGRHDLFSVKELVSCEYEVIVLSPVLCHHPDYKQQGTGGNEVNCLPVDNAPKKPRALISMEMESLKLQHQKVTDGEARVRVEIHPVDMIDKHNIEDSINSITDSGISPAEASPVKNFLSGKNCLHGGNGWWKYEFCYGRSVIQYHVERDGTKTTVTLGKFDKQKHLDWIAAHPHKKPKSPELRKQLSHFYSDGTICDKTGNPRQTEVKLKCVEGHTASPSSVSLFLLEPETCEYLLGVESPLICEILEYADGNGLLSEKFEDGEARVRVEINPVDMIDRHNMEESIDSISDPGISPVEASPAKNFFSGKNCLHGGHGWWKYEFCYGRSVIQYHVERDGTKTTVTLGKFDKQKHLEWIAAHPHKKPKSPELRKQLSHFYSDGTICDQTGNPRQTEVKLKCVEGHAASLSSVSLFLLEPETCEYLLGVESPLICDILKYADSNGLLSEKFEVNFDKLKTTAYHEYDDLDERIANGDD; encoded by the exons atgtcgAAATATCGTACTGTCTACAATGTGCTGTTTTTTTTCGTTACTGTATACGGACATGATATGAGAAGTTTCGATGATACAATCCTGTTCAAAGTAAATTGGCCGGGAAAATCGAACGCCGATTTATTG GAGAGTCGTCCAAATCTAGAGACTTACTTCATAACAACTGCGAACAATGAAAAGTATCAATGTTTAATTCCTGATGCAATCGATTCAGAAGACGATCACAATGAGCCTTACTACGGAGCGAACCCTATAGAAATTTTATCATTGCTGCCCAAGCATAGCCCTTGCTCTTATAAG GTTGAGTTGTACTGGACATACGAACTATGTCATGGAAAGTACGTACGACAGTATCACGAAGATAGGGATGGGAAGAAAGTAAAGATACAAGAGTATTACTTAGGTACGTTCGACAAGCTGCAAGAAATGAAACTGGTGGCAGAGTATCAAGAAAGAAATCTAAGGCCTAACAGGAAAGCAGAGATACCGGTCACCAAGGTTGACGGGATCAATATGCCTTACGTGGAGATCGAGATGGGCGATGGTACAGTTTgcgatataaataataaaccACGAAAAGTCAAAGTCCGTTATGTTTGTTATCAGCACGGTAGACACGACTTGTTCTCCGTGAAAGAGCTTGTAAGTTGCGAATACGAGGTGATCGTATTGTCTCCTGTGCTGTGCCATCATCCTGACTATAAACAACAAGGCACAGGGGGCAACGAAGTCAACTGCTTGCCAGTTGACAATGCGCCAAAGAAACCGAGGGCACTTATTTCAATGGAAATGGAAAGCTTGAAGCTGCAACACCAAAAAGTGACG GATGGCGAGGCGCGCGTCAGGGTTGAGATACATCCGGTCGATATGATCGACAAACATAACATCGAGGACTCGATCAACTCGATAACGGATTCAGGTATCAGTCCGGCGGAAGCAAGTCCCGTGAAAAATTTCCTAAGCGGCAAGAATTGTTTGCACGGG GGCAATGGTTGGTGGAAGTACGAATTCTGCTATGGACGTTCCGTGATCCAGTATCACGTAGAACGGGACGGTACCAAAACGACAGTCACTCTCGGCAAATTCGACAAGCAGAAACACTTGGACTGGATCGCGGCGCATCCACACAAGAAGCCAAAGTCACCGGAGCTGCGTAAACAGCTTTCACATTTTTACAGCGACGGGACTATCTGCGATAAGACCGGCAATCCCAGGCAGACTGAA GTGAAGTTGAAATGCGTCGAGGGCCACACGGCGAGTCCGTCCAGCGTTTCCCTATTTCTGCTCGAGCCAGAGACCTGCGAATACCTGTTGGGAGTTGAGTCTCCTCTGATCTGTGAAATTCTAGAGTACGCCGACGGCAACGGGCTTCTCAGCGAGAAGTTCGAG GATGGCGAGGCGCGCGTTAGGGTCGAGATAAATCCGGTCGACATGATAGACAGACATAACATGGAGGAATCGATCGACTCGATATCGGATCCAGGTATCAGTCCGGTGGAGGCAAGTCccgcgaaaaatttcttcagCGGCAAGAATTGTTTGCATGGG GGCCACGGATGGTGGAAGTACGAATTCTGCTATGGACGTTCCGTGATCCAGTATCACGTAGAACGGGACGGTACCAAAACGACAGTCACTCTCGGCAAATTCGACAAGCAGAAACACTTGGAGTGGATCGCGGCGCACCCACACAAGAAGCCAAAATCACCGGAGCTGCGCAAACAGCTTTCACATTTTTACAGCGACGGGACTATCTGCGATCAGACTGGCAATCCCAGACAGACTGAA GTGAAGTTGAAATGCGTCGAGGGCCACGCGGCAAGTCTATCCAGCGTTTCCCTATTTCTGCTCGAGCCAGAGACCTGCGAATACCTGCTGGGAGTCGAGTCTCCTCTGATCTGCGACATTCTAAAGTACGCCGACAGCAACGGGCTTCTCAGCGAGAAGTTCGAGGTGAATTTTGACAAGCTGAAGACCACCGCCTACCACGAGTACGACGATTTAGATGAGAGGATAGCGAACGGGGACGACTAG
- the LOC143216998 gene encoding uncharacterized protein LOC143216998 encodes MLQCNIFSQVPREKPGSLLDVSMLWQMKPARRENARRTGRNSRKRFWQSRSTFCMKCKLAANSCGLLPFNGQTCRLPGTHGNVFWSPETFGKNRLADCWESVYDFCPRWQRFKMRGRNNLEKFRGTSKLQFR; translated from the coding sequence ATGCTGCAATGCAACATATTTTCGCAGGTCCCCAGAGAGAAGCCTGGTAGTTTATTGGATGTATCGATGCTGTGGCAGATGAAGCCGGCGCGGCGGGAGAACGCTCGTCGGACGGGGCGAAACTCGCGGAAACGTTTCTGGCAGAGTCGGTCAACTTTCTGTATGAAATGCAAGCTCGCCGCGAACTCGTGCGGCCTGTTACCATTCAACGGGCAAACTTGTCGACTTCCGGGAACGCATGGAAATGTCTTCTGGTCCCCGGAGACCTTCGGGAAGAATCGCCTGGCGGATTGCTGGGAAAGCGTGTACGATTTTTGTCCGCGTTGGCAGCGATTCAAAATGCGAGGGCGGAACAACCTGGAAAAGTTCCGAG
- the LOC143216959 gene encoding endoplasmic reticulum lectin 1 isoform X1 encodes MSKYRTVYNVLFFFVTVYGHDMRSFDDTILFKVNWPGKSNADLLESRPNLETYFITTANNEKYQCLIPDAIDSEDDHNEPYYGANPIEILSLLPKHSPCSYKVELYWTYELCHGKYVRQYHEDRDGKKVKIQEYYLGTFDKLQEMKLVAEYQERNLRPNRKAEIPVTKVDGINMPYVEIEMGDGTVCDINNKPRKVKVRYVCYQHGRHDLFSVKELVSCEYEVIVLSPVLCHHPDYKQQGTGGNEVNCLPVDNAPKKPRALISMEMESLKLQHQKVTDDKPQKVYAILHVDQEGQDGEARVRVEIHPVDMIDKHNIEDSINSITDSGISPAEASPVKNFLSGKNCLHGGNGWWKYEFCYGRSVIQYHVERDGTKTTVTLGKFDKQKHLDWIAAHPHKKPKSPELRKQLSHFYSDGTICDKTGNPRQTEVKLKCVEGHTASPSSVSLFLLEPETCEYLLGVESPLICEILEYADGNGLLSEKFEDGEARVRVEINPVDMIDRHNMEESIDSISDPGISPVEASPAKNFFSGKNCLHGGHGWWKYEFCYGRSVIQYHVERDGTKTTVTLGKFDKQKHLEWIAAHPHKKPKSPELRKQLSHFYSDGTICDQTGNPRQTEVKLKCVEGHAASLSSVSLFLLEPETCEYLLGVESPLICDILKYADSNGLLSEKFEVNFDKLKTTAYHEYDDLDERIANGDD; translated from the exons atgtcgAAATATCGTACTGTCTACAATGTGCTGTTTTTTTTCGTTACTGTATACGGACATGATATGAGAAGTTTCGATGATACAATCCTGTTCAAAGTAAATTGGCCGGGAAAATCGAACGCCGATTTATTG GAGAGTCGTCCAAATCTAGAGACTTACTTCATAACAACTGCGAACAATGAAAAGTATCAATGTTTAATTCCTGATGCAATCGATTCAGAAGACGATCACAATGAGCCTTACTACGGAGCGAACCCTATAGAAATTTTATCATTGCTGCCCAAGCATAGCCCTTGCTCTTATAAG GTTGAGTTGTACTGGACATACGAACTATGTCATGGAAAGTACGTACGACAGTATCACGAAGATAGGGATGGGAAGAAAGTAAAGATACAAGAGTATTACTTAGGTACGTTCGACAAGCTGCAAGAAATGAAACTGGTGGCAGAGTATCAAGAAAGAAATCTAAGGCCTAACAGGAAAGCAGAGATACCGGTCACCAAGGTTGACGGGATCAATATGCCTTACGTGGAGATCGAGATGGGCGATGGTACAGTTTgcgatataaataataaaccACGAAAAGTCAAAGTCCGTTATGTTTGTTATCAGCACGGTAGACACGACTTGTTCTCCGTGAAAGAGCTTGTAAGTTGCGAATACGAGGTGATCGTATTGTCTCCTGTGCTGTGCCATCATCCTGACTATAAACAACAAGGCACAGGGGGCAACGAAGTCAACTGCTTGCCAGTTGACAATGCGCCAAAGAAACCGAGGGCACTTATTTCAATGGAAATGGAAAGCTTGAAGCTGCAACACCAAAAAGTGACG GATGACAAGCCGCAGAAAGTCTATGCAATCCTCCATGTAGATCAGGAGGGCCAG GATGGCGAGGCGCGCGTCAGGGTTGAGATACATCCGGTCGATATGATCGACAAACATAACATCGAGGACTCGATCAACTCGATAACGGATTCAGGTATCAGTCCGGCGGAAGCAAGTCCCGTGAAAAATTTCCTAAGCGGCAAGAATTGTTTGCACGGG GGCAATGGTTGGTGGAAGTACGAATTCTGCTATGGACGTTCCGTGATCCAGTATCACGTAGAACGGGACGGTACCAAAACGACAGTCACTCTCGGCAAATTCGACAAGCAGAAACACTTGGACTGGATCGCGGCGCATCCACACAAGAAGCCAAAGTCACCGGAGCTGCGTAAACAGCTTTCACATTTTTACAGCGACGGGACTATCTGCGATAAGACCGGCAATCCCAGGCAGACTGAA GTGAAGTTGAAATGCGTCGAGGGCCACACGGCGAGTCCGTCCAGCGTTTCCCTATTTCTGCTCGAGCCAGAGACCTGCGAATACCTGTTGGGAGTTGAGTCTCCTCTGATCTGTGAAATTCTAGAGTACGCCGACGGCAACGGGCTTCTCAGCGAGAAGTTCGAG GATGGCGAGGCGCGCGTTAGGGTCGAGATAAATCCGGTCGACATGATAGACAGACATAACATGGAGGAATCGATCGACTCGATATCGGATCCAGGTATCAGTCCGGTGGAGGCAAGTCccgcgaaaaatttcttcagCGGCAAGAATTGTTTGCATGGG GGCCACGGATGGTGGAAGTACGAATTCTGCTATGGACGTTCCGTGATCCAGTATCACGTAGAACGGGACGGTACCAAAACGACAGTCACTCTCGGCAAATTCGACAAGCAGAAACACTTGGAGTGGATCGCGGCGCACCCACACAAGAAGCCAAAATCACCGGAGCTGCGCAAACAGCTTTCACATTTTTACAGCGACGGGACTATCTGCGATCAGACTGGCAATCCCAGACAGACTGAA GTGAAGTTGAAATGCGTCGAGGGCCACGCGGCAAGTCTATCCAGCGTTTCCCTATTTCTGCTCGAGCCAGAGACCTGCGAATACCTGCTGGGAGTCGAGTCTCCTCTGATCTGCGACATTCTAAAGTACGCCGACAGCAACGGGCTTCTCAGCGAGAAGTTCGAGGTGAATTTTGACAAGCTGAAGACCACCGCCTACCACGAGTACGACGATTTAGATGAGAGGATAGCGAACGGGGACGACTAG
- the Btz gene encoding CASC3 exon junction complex subunit isoform X1 yields MSDTRRRRKSNQSCGSDDLSDSCEELNATKETQSSEQTDGHQDSECDIYASDSDVESQDGALRESGDGQEEEKPQKKLDDDEDRRNPQYIPKRGTFYEHDDRTADEVPETNPESQSERDTKEKKVWKDKEDRWDHDRYNDEEQAPKSHEELIAVYGYDIRNEEGPPRARRRRRYGRGPNKYTRNWEDEDAYGKPGTNVANRNRKFNRSGEDFPALGTNKNATAQVEEPVISSAWYSSKNKIQNKVQNFPPLQTQSDSPKTKSSSTSNTHTNENKAPNEPTNPAWKKDTKYSPHTQSNNGNSGAGGDADKLVNAKTSPRDNNKRNVHESVSLAASRTRGRGFRTNANNNMVANRTIETKPKGRGAGPITAENKRNSNVQNDDELQITHDMKHVSVNDGAQYHQSGRHNKNFYGQSSNQQRSNTVPPRMQQQQSHSSSPQQQQSIQQQSIQQQQDSSANRPKRYSSLRQRPTVAETPGQQNYPPPHGQHAQHNQHSHNQHNQHGYFPPQAGNSRGVLESQGYPQGHFEQTPPVAAAATPLAGQPVIPLPPNGQPASYAPPPFLVPPPQFIPPQTAPPSIINYVPGPNGPAFQPNFQGYQGYSPPVQPQRPPPPQELFQPQGCTYYSPAQQQQQQQQSAPMRRPKAAIPILPPPDNQQHQTSKGRGRSTQPQQLNQAGNAQQFEQDIIKGSLLEVEQQAVSEQFENVEVEQCSPIQEMQKGGDLSAIEDTVIEEKDTKSVEIDAPVFQELVTTEPIVEIINANDSSKIAIDDEDIVHIKTTVIEKTENDPIVIESSTTESKVVEEAAA; encoded by the exons ATGTCGGACACTAGGCGACGTCGAAAGTCTAATCAGTCGTGCGGTTCTGACGATCTCTCGGACTCCTGCGAGGAGTTGAACGCAACGAAAGAGACCCAG AGCAGCGAACAGACTGATGGACACCAAGACTCCGAATGCGACATTTACGCGTCTGATTCTGATGTGGAATCTCAAGACGGCGCGTTGAGGGAGAGCGGAGATGGCCAGGAAGAAGAGAAACCTCAGAAGAAATTAGACGACGACGAGGACAGACGAAATCCACAGTACATTCCCAAGAGGGGAACATTCTATGAGCATGATGACAGAACTGCGGACGAGGTACCAGAGACTAATCCAGAGTCTCAGAGTGAAAGGGATACCAAAGAGAAGAAGGTGTGGAAAGATAAAGAGGACAGATGGGATCATGATAGGTACAACGACGAAGAACAGGCACCAAAGAGTCACGAAGAACTGATAGCGGTGTATGGCTATGACATTAGAAACGAAGAAGGTCCACCCAGggctagaagaagaagaagatacgG TCGTGGCCCCAATAAATATACACGCAACTGGGAGGATGAGGATGCCTATGGAAAACCGGGAACTAATGTCGCAAATAGAAATAGGAAGTTTAACAGAAGCGGTGAAGATTTCCCAGCGCTGGGAACTAATAAAAACGCTACTGCACAAGTAGAGGAGCCGGTAATCTCGTCGGCTTGGTACAGTAGTAAAAACAAAATCCAGAACAAAGTACAAAACTTTCCACCTCTGCAAACTCAGAGCGATAGTCCGAAAACGAAATCGAGCAGTACATCTAATACTCACAC GAACGAGAACAAAGCTCCGAACGAGCCAACAAATCCAGCTTGGAAAAAGGATACCAAGTATTCTCCACATACTCAGAGTAACAATGGAAACAGCGGAGCTGGCGGTGACGCAGATAAATTGGTGAATGCAAAGACATCTCCGAGAGATAACAACAAGAGGAACGTCCACGAGTCTGTAAGCTTGGCAGCGAGTAGAACACGTGGACGAGGATTCAGGACGAACGCTAATAACAATATGGTTGCTAATAGAACGATTGAAACTAAACCAAAGGGCCGCGGGGCTGGTCCAATCACCGCGGAGAATAAGAGAAATAGTAACGTACAGAACGACGACGAGCTACAGATCACGCATGACATGAAGCATGTCAGCGTGAACGATGGTGCACAGTATCACCAGAGTGGGAGACATAATA AAAATTTCTACGGACAGTCCTCGAATCAACAGAGGTCAAACACAGTACCCCCAAGAATGCAACAACAGCAATCTCATTCCTCATCGCCGCAACAGCAACAATCGATTCAGCAACAATCAATTCAGCAACAACAAGATAGTTCTGCCAACAGACCGAAGCGATACTCCAGTTTGCGACAACGTCCTACAGTCGCCGAAACTCCTGGACAACAGAATTACCCGCCACCGCATGGGCAACACGCGCAACACAACCAGCACAGTCATAATCAGCACAACCAGCACGGATATTTTCCCCCGCAAG CTGGCAATTCAAGAGGTGTTTTAGAGTCGCAAG GATATCCGCAAGGTCATTTCGAACAAACCCCGCCTGTTGCTGCCGCTGCTACTCCACTGGCTGGACAGCCTGTTATTCCTTTGCCACCGAATGGCCAACCAGCTAGTTATGCGCCACCGCCATTTTTGGTACCGCCGCCGCAATTTATTCCTCCGCAGACTGCTCCACCTAGTATAATCAATTATGTTCCCGGCCCGAATGGTCCAGCATTTCAACCGAACTTTCAGGGCTACCAAGGATACAGTCCGCCGGTTCAG CCGCAGCGTCCTCCGCCCCCGCAAGAGCTTTTCCAGCCACAAGGTTGTACTTACTATAGTCCAgcgcagcagcaacaacagcaacagcaatcgGCTCCGATGAGACGACCGAAAGCTGCGATTCCGATTCTTCCACCGCCCGATAATCAACAACACCAGACCAGCAAAGGAAGAGGCAGAAGTACACAGCCGCAGCAGCTGAATCAGGCTGGCAACGCGCAACAATTTGAACAAGATATTATTAAAGGCAGCTTGCTGGAAGTTGAACAGCAGGCAGTTTCtgaacagtttgagaacgtcgAGGTCGAACAGTGCTCGCCGATTCAAGAGATGCAGAAGGGCGGTGATCTGAGTGCAATAGAAGACACTGTGATCGAAGAGAAGGATACTAAAAGCGTTGAAATAGATGCACCGGTGTTTCAGGAGCTAGTTACGACGGAACCTATCGTCGAGATAATAAATGCTAACGACTCGTCCAAGATCGCTATAGACGATGAGGATATTGTTCACATTAAAACAACAGTCATTGAAAAGACTGAGAACGATCCTATCGTCATCGAGAGCAGTACGACCGAGAGCAAAGTTGTCGAGGAAGCAGCAGCTTGA